Proteins found in one Oryza glaberrima chromosome 4, OglaRS2, whole genome shotgun sequence genomic segment:
- the LOC127770474 gene encoding uncharacterized protein LOC127770474 isoform X2: protein MNSNVPRLSLKEKFFLNFELELEYNSFFAFDHVSYFHMHLKERMLRPFKQDQGDCKDDEPQFWGQEFRHRIPAIHRNTWSPPPKGWIKLNFHGTGCSKNRSAGMGGVFHNDEGALSYFIGSLGNVDQTVASIQALEHGLEIMLEHHEPVKKLIVEGDDLTVICWCNKISCPPARAHDSFLHSYWYMDLMPCEGAGVLAGSSKETNNETDSSSQDASPVKPLNDCSSENDKDEYDGSLQDASPSEPPNDSNCESGKYENSDSLQDASPAELSEVCYNGNGSLQDASPAELSEVSNNGNGSLQDASSSELSEVCNNGNGQDEDGCSSSSEFVIPPGWAQREYIAWRVEEEANQTAIGLARLGAALPDHGIMVHLSTKCDCEHGREMKKGRPDITWFDH from the exons ATGAACTCAAATGTGCCAA GGTTGTCTCTTAAGGAAAAGTTTTTCCTTAACTTTGAATTGGAACTGGAATATAATTCCTTCTTTGCTTTTGA TCATGTGTCTTATTTCCATATGCACCTGAAAGAAAGAATGTTGCGTCCATTTAAACAAGATCAAGGCGACTGCAAGGATGATGAACCTCAATTCTGGGGACAGGAGTTCCGGCACCGAATCCCAGCAATCCATCGGAATACTTGGTCCCCTCCACCCAAGGGTTGGATCAAGCTCAACTTCCATGGCACTGGCTGCTCCAAAAATCGTTCTGCTGGCATGGGTGGTGTATTCCACAATGATGAAGGTGCACTCTCCTACTTCATCGGTTCCTTAGGTAACGTGGATCAGACTGTGGCTAGTATTCAAGCACTTGAACATGGGCTAGAAATCATGCTTGAGCATCATGAACCAGTTAAAAAGCTGATCGTTGAGGGGGACGATCTCACGGTGATATGTTGGTGCAACAAAATCTCTTGCCCACCTGCAAGAGCTCATGATTCATTCTTACATAGCTACTGGTACATGGATTTGATGCCGTGTGAGGGGGCTGGTGTGCTTGCTGGGTCATCCAAAGAGACTAACAATGAGACTGATAGTTCTTCACAAGACGCATCACCTGTTAAGCCACTCAATGACTGTAGCAGTGAGAATGATAAAGATGAGTATGACGGTTCTTTGCAGGATGCATCACCTAGTGAACCACCGAATGACAGTAACTGCGAGAGTGGTAAATATGAGAACAGTGACTCTCTACAAGATGCTTCACCCGCTGAGCTATCTGAAGTCTGTTACAATGGAAATGGTTCTTTACAGGATGCTTCGCCTGCTGAGCTATCTGAAGTCAGTAACAATGGAAATGGTTCTTTACAAGATGCTTCGTCTTCTGAGCTATCTGAAGTCTGTAACAATGGAAATGGTCAGGATGAGGACGGATGTTCTTCATCTTCTGAGTTTGTGATCCCTCCTGGATGGGCTCAAAGGGAGTACATAGCTTGGCGGGTCGAagaggaggcaaatcagacCGCAATTGGTTTGGCGCGTCTAGGCGCTGCGCTACCTGACCATGGGATAATGGTACACCTCTCAACCAAGTGTGACTGTGAACATGGAAGAGAAATGAAGAAAGGCAGACCAGACATCACATG GTTTGATCATTAG
- the LOC127770474 gene encoding uncharacterized protein LOC127770474 isoform X3: protein MCQEKFFLNFELELEYNSFFAFDHVSYFHMHLKERMLRPFKQDQGDCKDDEPQFWGQEFRHRIPAIHRNTWSPPPKGWIKLNFHGTGCSKNRSAGMGGVFHNDEGALSYFIGSLGNVDQTVASIQALEHGLEIMLEHHEPVKKLIVEGDDLTVICWCNKISCPPARAHDSFLHSYWYMDLMPCEGAGVLAGSSKETNNETDSSSQDASPVKPLNDCSSENDKDEYDGSLQDASPSEPPNDSNCESGKYENSDSLQDASPAELSEVCYNGNGSLQDASPAELSEVSNNGNGSLQDASSSELSEVCNNGNGQDEDGCSSSSEFVIPPGWAQREYIAWRVEEEANQTAIGLARLGAALPDHGIMVHLSTKCDCEHGREMKKGRPDITWFDH, encoded by the exons ATGTGCCAA GAAAAGTTTTTCCTTAACTTTGAATTGGAACTGGAATATAATTCCTTCTTTGCTTTTGA TCATGTGTCTTATTTCCATATGCACCTGAAAGAAAGAATGTTGCGTCCATTTAAACAAGATCAAGGCGACTGCAAGGATGATGAACCTCAATTCTGGGGACAGGAGTTCCGGCACCGAATCCCAGCAATCCATCGGAATACTTGGTCCCCTCCACCCAAGGGTTGGATCAAGCTCAACTTCCATGGCACTGGCTGCTCCAAAAATCGTTCTGCTGGCATGGGTGGTGTATTCCACAATGATGAAGGTGCACTCTCCTACTTCATCGGTTCCTTAGGTAACGTGGATCAGACTGTGGCTAGTATTCAAGCACTTGAACATGGGCTAGAAATCATGCTTGAGCATCATGAACCAGTTAAAAAGCTGATCGTTGAGGGGGACGATCTCACGGTGATATGTTGGTGCAACAAAATCTCTTGCCCACCTGCAAGAGCTCATGATTCATTCTTACATAGCTACTGGTACATGGATTTGATGCCGTGTGAGGGGGCTGGTGTGCTTGCTGGGTCATCCAAAGAGACTAACAATGAGACTGATAGTTCTTCACAAGACGCATCACCTGTTAAGCCACTCAATGACTGTAGCAGTGAGAATGATAAAGATGAGTATGACGGTTCTTTGCAGGATGCATCACCTAGTGAACCACCGAATGACAGTAACTGCGAGAGTGGTAAATATGAGAACAGTGACTCTCTACAAGATGCTTCACCCGCTGAGCTATCTGAAGTCTGTTACAATGGAAATGGTTCTTTACAGGATGCTTCGCCTGCTGAGCTATCTGAAGTCAGTAACAATGGAAATGGTTCTTTACAAGATGCTTCGTCTTCTGAGCTATCTGAAGTCTGTAACAATGGAAATGGTCAGGATGAGGACGGATGTTCTTCATCTTCTGAGTTTGTGATCCCTCCTGGATGGGCTCAAAGGGAGTACATAGCTTGGCGGGTCGAagaggaggcaaatcagacCGCAATTGGTTTGGCGCGTCTAGGCGCTGCGCTACCTGACCATGGGATAATGGTACACCTCTCAACCAAGTGTGACTGTGAACATGGAAGAGAAATGAAGAAAGGCAGACCAGACATCACATG GTTTGATCATTAG
- the LOC127770474 gene encoding uncharacterized protein LOC127770474 isoform X1, translating into MNSNVPSMCVFLLNSFFFSVLLFDGGANFAGLSLKEKFFLNFELELEYNSFFAFDHVSYFHMHLKERMLRPFKQDQGDCKDDEPQFWGQEFRHRIPAIHRNTWSPPPKGWIKLNFHGTGCSKNRSAGMGGVFHNDEGALSYFIGSLGNVDQTVASIQALEHGLEIMLEHHEPVKKLIVEGDDLTVICWCNKISCPPARAHDSFLHSYWYMDLMPCEGAGVLAGSSKETNNETDSSSQDASPVKPLNDCSSENDKDEYDGSLQDASPSEPPNDSNCESGKYENSDSLQDASPAELSEVCYNGNGSLQDASPAELSEVSNNGNGSLQDASSSELSEVCNNGNGQDEDGCSSSSEFVIPPGWAQREYIAWRVEEEANQTAIGLARLGAALPDHGIMVHLSTKCDCEHGREMKKGRPDITWFDH; encoded by the exons ATGAACTCAAATGTGCCAAGTATGTGTGTTTTTCTTCtgaactcattttttttttcggtaCTCTTGTTTGATGGTGGAGCTAACTTTGCAGGGTTGTCTCTTAAGGAAAAGTTTTTCCTTAACTTTGAATTGGAACTGGAATATAATTCCTTCTTTGCTTTTGA TCATGTGTCTTATTTCCATATGCACCTGAAAGAAAGAATGTTGCGTCCATTTAAACAAGATCAAGGCGACTGCAAGGATGATGAACCTCAATTCTGGGGACAGGAGTTCCGGCACCGAATCCCAGCAATCCATCGGAATACTTGGTCCCCTCCACCCAAGGGTTGGATCAAGCTCAACTTCCATGGCACTGGCTGCTCCAAAAATCGTTCTGCTGGCATGGGTGGTGTATTCCACAATGATGAAGGTGCACTCTCCTACTTCATCGGTTCCTTAGGTAACGTGGATCAGACTGTGGCTAGTATTCAAGCACTTGAACATGGGCTAGAAATCATGCTTGAGCATCATGAACCAGTTAAAAAGCTGATCGTTGAGGGGGACGATCTCACGGTGATATGTTGGTGCAACAAAATCTCTTGCCCACCTGCAAGAGCTCATGATTCATTCTTACATAGCTACTGGTACATGGATTTGATGCCGTGTGAGGGGGCTGGTGTGCTTGCTGGGTCATCCAAAGAGACTAACAATGAGACTGATAGTTCTTCACAAGACGCATCACCTGTTAAGCCACTCAATGACTGTAGCAGTGAGAATGATAAAGATGAGTATGACGGTTCTTTGCAGGATGCATCACCTAGTGAACCACCGAATGACAGTAACTGCGAGAGTGGTAAATATGAGAACAGTGACTCTCTACAAGATGCTTCACCCGCTGAGCTATCTGAAGTCTGTTACAATGGAAATGGTTCTTTACAGGATGCTTCGCCTGCTGAGCTATCTGAAGTCAGTAACAATGGAAATGGTTCTTTACAAGATGCTTCGTCTTCTGAGCTATCTGAAGTCTGTAACAATGGAAATGGTCAGGATGAGGACGGATGTTCTTCATCTTCTGAGTTTGTGATCCCTCCTGGATGGGCTCAAAGGGAGTACATAGCTTGGCGGGTCGAagaggaggcaaatcagacCGCAATTGGTTTGGCGCGTCTAGGCGCTGCGCTACCTGACCATGGGATAATGGTACACCTCTCAACCAAGTGTGACTGTGAACATGGAAGAGAAATGAAGAAAGGCAGACCAGACATCACATG GTTTGATCATTAG
- the LOC127770139 gene encoding uncharacterized protein LOC127770139, with protein sequence MYCYCLCIFSHVSYFRMCLEERMSRPFQDDQDDCKDGKPQDWAHEFLHRIPAMHRKIWSPPPKGWIKFNFHGIGGSKDRSAGMGGVFHNEDGVLSFFIGSLGNVDQTVASIGAIELGLKVMLEYHEPVKKLIVEGDDLTVIRWFNRVSHPPARAHDSFLRSYLHLTSMSLPCEGAAVPAEISKDPDHENGSSSHDASPTKPPNDGNIENDASPAKQFEREYIAWRVDEEANQVAIGLARLGSMLPDHQNRVKVHSSTQCDCEIQREMRNGRLPDITVGLPVEEPS encoded by the exons ATGTACTGTTATTGTCTCTGTATTTTCAGCCATGTGTCTTATTTTCGTATGTGCTTGGAAGAAAGAATGTCGCGTCCATTTCAAGACGATCAAGACGATTGCAAGGATGGTAAACCTCAAGACTGGGCACATGAATTCCTGCACCGAATCCCAGCAATGCATCGGAAGATTTGGTCCCCTCCTCCCAAAGGTTGGATCAAGTTCAATTTCCATGGCATTGGTGGTTCCAAAGATCGTTCTGCTGGCATGGGTGGTGTATTTCACAATGAGGATGGTGTGCTCTCCTTCTTTATTGGTTCATTAGGTAACGTGGATCAAACCGTGGCTAGTATTGGAGCAATTGAACTTGGGCTAAAGGTCATGCTTGAGTACCATGAACCAGTTAAAAAGCTGATCGTTGAGGGGGACGATCTCACGGTGATACGTTGGTTCAACAGAGTCTCTCACCCGCCTGCAAGAGCGCATGATTCATTCCTACGTAGTTACTTGCACTTGACTTCGATGTCATTGCCATGTGAGGGGGCTGCCGTGCCTGCTGAGATATCCAAAGACCCTGACCATGAGAATGGTAGTTCTTCACATGATGCATCACCTACTAAGCCACCGAATGACGGTAACATCGAGAATG ATGCTTCACCTGCTAAGCAATTTGAAAGGGAGTACATAGCTTGGCGGGTCGATGAAGAGGCTAATCAGGTCGCAATTGGATTGGCACGTCTAGGCAGTATGCTACCTGACCATCAGAATCGGGTAAAGGTACACAGCTCAACCCAGTGTGACTGTGAAATCCAAAGAGAAATGAGGAATGGCAGGCTACCAGACATCACAGTTG GTTTGCCTGTTGAGGAGCCAAGCTAA
- the LOC127771350 gene encoding uncharacterized protein LOC127771350 gives MASTPAAGPNGVASPAAQAPSSSLPGFHEAPPSVLISRPSWIVRSESNIRRERPKRPDPPCTICRGTGKIDCRNCFGRGRTNHADLVMLPKGEWPQWCRICGGSGLDYCHRCHGTGEFREPMGFHFATIHRK, from the exons ATGgcttcgacgccggcggccggccccAACGgcgtggcgtcgccggcggcgcaggcTCCTTCGAGCTCGCTCCCCGGATTTCACGAGGCCCCTCCTAGCGTGCTCATATCGAGACCTTCATGGATCGTCCGCAGCGAG TCAAATATTAGGAGGGAGAGACCAAAAAGGCCTGATCCTCCATGCACCATCTGCAGAGGCACCGGCAAAATAGATTGCCGCAACTGTTTTGGTCGAG GGAGAACCAATCATGCCGATCTTGTCATGCTCCCGAAGGGCGAATGGCCACAATG GTGCCGTATATGTGGTGGTAGCGGGTTAGATTACTGCCACCGTTGCCATGGAACCGGTGAATTTCGAGAACCCATGGGCTTTCACTTCGCTACCATCCACAGGAAATGA